A region from the Hypomesus transpacificus isolate Combined female chromosome 11, fHypTra1, whole genome shotgun sequence genome encodes:
- the tasp1 gene encoding threonine aspartase 1 isoform X5, whose protein sequence is MDNKLNSAEERQPAPTLANSWSTKQDAVSSKNDRTKAVGFVLVHAGAGYHSESKAKEYKHVCKRACQRAVDRLKAGALAVEAVAAALVELESLTQSCPSQDSPFTNAGMGSNLNLKGEIECDASIMDGKSLHYGAVGAISGIKNPVLVANRLLSEAQKGKLSAGRIPPCFLVGRGAHDWAVSHGIPPCPSDKMATKFSLSAYKRNKHKMELAEKMDSGFKQTKRRRQSSENEEVSGCLDTVGAIVVDQEGNVAAAVSSGGLAMKHSGRVGQAAHYGCGCWAENACNVNPYSTAVSTSGCGEHLIRTMLARECSSAMQADDAHQALLEAMQNKFIRAESPTQTGHSP, encoded by the exons ATGGACAATAAATTGAATTCAGCCGAGGAGCGGCAACCCGCCCCGACTCTGGCTAACTCATGGTCAACTAAACAGGATGCAGTCTCGAGCAAGAATGACAGGACGAAAGCCGTTGGTTTTGTACTGGTGCATGCAG GGGCAGGATATCACTCGGAATCAAAAGCCAAGGAATACAAACATGTCTGTAAGAGAGCTTGCCAGAGG GCGGTGGACAGGCTCAAGGCTGGGGCCCTGGCTGTAGAGGCTGTGGCTGCAGccctggtggagctggag TCTCTGACACAGTCCTGTCCTTCCCAGGACTCCCCCTTCACCAACGCTGGAATGGGCTCCAACCTAAACCTGAAGGGGGAGATCGAGTGCGACGCCAGCATCATGGATGGGAAATCGTTACATTATGGAGCTGTAGGTGCCATTAGTG GAATAAAAAACCCAGTATTGGTGGCTAACAGACTGCTGAGTGAAGCACAGAAAGGGAAGCTGTCAGCAGGTCGAATACCTCCCTG CTTCTTAGTAGGCAGAGGAGCGCATGACTGGGCGGTGAGTCATGGGATCCCACCATGCCCCTCAGACAAGATGGCCACCA AGTTCAGTTTATCAGCGTACAAGAGGAACAAACACAAGATGGAGCTTGCAGAGAAGATGGACTCTGGGTTCAAACAGACCAAGAGAAGACGACAATCAAGTGAAAAT gaggaggtgtcGGGCTGCCTGGACACGGTCGGGGCCATCGTGGTGGACCAGGAGGGAAACGTGGCGGCGGCTGTCTCCAGTGGGGGCCTGGCGATGAAGCACTCAGGCAGGGTCGGCCAG gctGCTCATTATGGATGTGGTTGCTGGGCTGAGAATGCCTGTAATGTCAATCCTTACTCTACAGCAGTGAGTACCTCAG GGTGTGGGGAGCATCTGATCCGCACCATGCTGGCTCGGGAGTGTTCCTCTGCCATGCAGGCTGATGATGCCCACCAAGCACTGCTGGAGGCCATGCAGAACAAGTTCATCA GAGCAGAAAGCCCTACACAAACTGGTCATTCACCGTGA